One Kitasatospora sp. NBC_01287 DNA window includes the following coding sequences:
- a CDS encoding SAF domain-containing protein codes for MENRTFSSPTLGAPGAVGRDQEQAGAAPVTGRAAARSAPVAPSRSLRARRRRPAVIAMAAALIAAGGLGGAALYNSTGKRIAVLALARDVPYGQPLTAADLVVARIASDPALAPVNAADLDIAVGQRATTDLHQGALLLAADLTRQLVVQPGMQEVGLPVHPSQLPADGVQVGQQIVLVQVGDQPSPTGGGAAPGPQTMNAVVAQLGPAGGDGSRVIDLAVPPAQAPTLAQWAAAGHFQVILAPKAGAAAGASAGPSPAVSPSGSPAPGGSGGSAA; via the coding sequence ATGGAGAACCGCACCTTCTCGTCGCCGACCCTCGGCGCCCCGGGAGCCGTCGGCCGTGATCAGGAGCAGGCGGGCGCCGCCCCCGTGACGGGGCGCGCCGCGGCCCGCTCCGCCCCGGTGGCCCCGTCCCGCTCGTTGCGGGCCCGGCGGCGCAGGCCCGCCGTGATCGCGATGGCGGCCGCGCTGATCGCCGCCGGCGGGCTCGGCGGCGCGGCGCTCTACAACAGCACCGGCAAGCGGATCGCGGTGCTGGCGCTGGCCCGCGACGTCCCGTACGGGCAGCCGCTCACCGCCGCCGACCTGGTGGTGGCCCGGATCGCCAGCGACCCGGCGCTCGCGCCGGTGAACGCCGCCGACCTGGACATCGCCGTCGGCCAGCGCGCCACCACCGACCTGCACCAGGGTGCGCTGCTGCTGGCCGCCGACCTGACCCGGCAACTGGTGGTGCAGCCCGGCATGCAGGAGGTCGGCCTGCCCGTGCATCCGAGCCAACTGCCCGCCGACGGGGTGCAGGTGGGCCAGCAGATCGTGCTGGTGCAGGTCGGCGACCAGCCGTCGCCGACCGGCGGCGGCGCGGCACCGGGACCGCAGACGATGAACGCGGTGGTCGCCCAGCTCGGCCCGGCGGGCGGCGACGGCAGCCGGGTGATCGACCTCGCGGTGCCGCCGGCCCAGGCACCGACGCTGGCCCAGTGGGCGGCGGCCGGGCACTTCCAGGTGATCCTGGCGCCGAAGGCCGGGGCCGCCGCCGGCGCGTCGGCGGGCCCGTCGCCGGCCGTGTCGCCCTCGGGCAGCCCGGCACCCGGCGGTTCGGGCGGGAGCGCCGCCTGA
- a CDS encoding pyridoxamine 5'-phosphate oxidase family protein yields the protein MDRVDRIEDLSEAECLRLLSTVPIGRVVYTEHALLRVLPVPFHLGADGRLALAMLPGGSPARALDGTVAAFQADHLDEAARTGWSVLVHGPAALVRDREQHAELLRTGPRLWLAGQEPMFVRLTAELVSGRRLRGPDEEPRFAHAATPRGQVTGG from the coding sequence ATGGACCGTGTCGACCGTATCGAGGATCTGAGCGAGGCCGAATGCCTGCGGCTGCTCAGCACCGTGCCCATCGGGCGCGTGGTGTACACCGAGCACGCGCTGCTGCGGGTGCTCCCGGTCCCCTTCCACCTGGGCGCCGACGGGCGCCTGGCGCTCGCGATGCTCCCCGGCGGCTCGCCGGCCCGCGCCCTGGACGGCACGGTCGCCGCGTTCCAGGCCGACCACCTCGACGAGGCCGCCCGGACCGGCTGGAGCGTGCTGGTGCACGGGCCCGCCGCGCTGGTCAGGGACCGCGAGCAGCACGCCGAGCTGCTGCGCACCGGCCCGCGGCTCTGGCTGGCCGGGCAGGAGCCGATGTTCGTGCGGCTCACCGCCGAACTGGTCTCGGGACGCCGACTGCGCGGCCCCGACGAGGAGCCGCGGTTCGCCCACGCGGCCACACCCCGGGGCCAGGTGACCGGCGGGTAG
- a CDS encoding MaoC family dehydratase, which produces MTTFATLDELTAAVGTELGGSAWHTVTQEQVNLFAEATGDHQWIHVDPERAKSGPFGGPIAHGYLTLSLIPLLAKECYGVEGIRMAVNYGSDKVRFPAPLPVGTPVRATAELLSMTEVPGGRQAVVRFTIASEAGAKPHCVAETITRFYV; this is translated from the coding sequence ATGACGACCTTCGCCACCCTCGACGAGCTGACCGCGGCGGTCGGCACCGAGCTCGGCGGCAGCGCCTGGCACACCGTCACCCAGGAGCAGGTCAACCTCTTCGCCGAGGCGACCGGCGACCACCAGTGGATCCACGTCGACCCCGAGCGCGCCAAGTCCGGCCCGTTCGGCGGCCCGATCGCGCACGGCTACCTGACGCTCTCGCTGATCCCGCTGCTGGCCAAGGAGTGCTACGGGGTCGAGGGGATCAGGATGGCGGTCAACTACGGCTCGGACAAGGTCCGCTTCCCGGCCCCGCTGCCGGTCGGCACCCCGGTGCGGGCCACCGCCGAGCTGCTCTCGATGACCGAGGTGCCGGGCGGGCGGCAGGCCGTGGTGCGGTTCACCATCGCGAGCGAGGCCGGCGCCAAGCCGCACTGCGTCGCGGAGACGATCACCCGCTTCTACGTCTGA